GCGTCTCGGCGCCGGGCCGCTGGCGCGCGAACGAGGCGCTCACCAGATCCGGCAAGCCCAGCAGCACCAGCGCCTGATCCACCAAGTGCGGCCCCAGGTCGAACCAGATGCCGGTGCCCTGCCCGGCCTGCTCGCGCCAGCGGGTGCGCACCTGCGGGCGGTAGCGGTCGAAATGCGCCTCGACGTGCATGGCCTCGCCGATCGCGCCGCTGGCCAGGGCGGCGCGCACGGCCAGGAAATCGCTGTCCCAGCGGCGGTTCTGGAACACCGACAGCAGGCGGCCGGTCTCGCGCGCCACGCGCGCCAGGTGCCGCGCTTCGGCCAGCGTGACGGTGAACGGCTTGTCGACCACCACGTGCTTGCCGGCGCGCAGCGCGGCCTCGGCCAGCGCCGCGTGGCGATCGTTCGGCGCGGCAATGACGACGAGGTCGGCTTCGGGATGCACTGCCGCGGCCTCGGGCGGGCAGACCCGCGCATCGGGCCAATCCGCGCGAACCGCCTCCGGCCGGTTGGAGCCGACCACGTGCAGGCGCAACCCGGGCACGGCGCCGATCAGCGCCGCATGGAACAGCTTGCCGGCGTAGCCGTAACCGACCAGTGCCACGCGCAAGACTGACGGGGATTGAGCAGAAAACGGCATATCGATGAACAGGAAGATGGGGTGGATGCAACACGGCCGCGCCGACTTCGTGCCCTCCCGTGCGCGGCATTGTGCGCTGCGCGCCGCCATTTCGGGCGACGAAAAACCTGCACAGCATCAAAAGTATTGCTTAACTCTCTTGTAAATAGGAATTGTTCTCATTATTATTTGCGCCTTCACAAATTGAAGGCGCCACCTCACGGGGACGGCGCCCTGCCCGCCATCGGGCCTGCTCACTTTACGGGAACCGTCATGCCGCCGAAACGCCTGTGCCTCTCTCTGGCCGTCCTTGGAACCTTGCCCTTCGCCCAGGCGGCGCTCGCCGACGAGGCCACGAAGGCCAGCCCGACCGTGGAGGCCGGCACCCTGCCCGCCGCCACCGTCACGGGCGCGCGCAGCCGCACCAGCTATGACACGCCCGTCGCCACCACGGCCACCAAGATTGCCGCGCCGCTGCGCGAGATCCCGCAGTCGGTCAACGTCGTGCCGCATGCGGTGATCCAGGACCAGGGCGCCCTGTCGCTCAACGATACGCTGCGCAATGTGCCCGGCGTGTCCGCCTCGCTCGGTGACGCGCAGCGCGACCAGGTCACCATCCGCGGCTTCTCGGCCATCAACGACCAATACGCCGACGGCCTGCGCGACGACGCGCTGTATTTCCGCGACCTCTCCAACGTCGACCGCATCGAAGTGCTGAAGGGGCCGGCCGCCGTGCTGTACGGACGCGGCTCGTCGGGCGGCATCATCAACCGCGTGACCAAGAAGCCGCTGGCAACGCCGCTGGCCGAAGTGGGCGTGGTGGTCGGCACCGAGGGCCAGAAGCGCGCCGAGTTCGACCTCAACACCTCCATCAACAACGACGCCGTCCGCGCCCGCCTGACCGGCGCCGTGGAAGACTCCGGCGGCTTCCGCAACGACTACTTCCTGCGCCGCCAGGCGATCTCCCCGTCGTTCCTGCTCAACCTGTCGCCCGATACCAAGCTGACGCTGCAGTTCGACTACCTGCACGACACGCGCATCGCCGACCAGGGCGTGCCGTCGTACCGCGGCCGCCCCGTCAACGTACCGATCGAGACACGCTACGGCTCGGCCAACGCGGGCGACGGCAATGTCGAGACCACCGTCAAGAGCGTGACCGGCACGCTGGACCACCGCGTCAACGATCAGTGGTCGTTCCACAGCGTGGTGCGCACCTATGAGTACTCGCTGGGACGCAACAACTACGTGACCGTCCGGAGCGTCAACGACGGCCCGGTGCCGACCGTCACGCTCAACGTCAACCAGCGCAACCGCAGCGACCGCGGCACCGTCTGGCAGAACGAGCTGACGCAACAGGCCGAAACCTTCGGCATCCGGCACACGCTGCTGTACGGCATCGAACTGGGCTACCAGGACAAGAGCGACCGCGTGGCCGCCCTGTCGCAGAACTTCACCTACAACCTGTTCAACCCGGTGCCTGTGGTCTTGCCGACGGTGCCGGGCAACGCCACGCCCAGCAACTACGGCCTGACCCACAACGAGACCTACGCGGTGTACGCGCAGGACCTCGTCAAGTTCTCGCCGCAATGGACGGTGCTGGCCGGTCTGCGCTACGAAGTCCTCAAGCAGAGCCGCGACGACCTGACCCCGAAGAACCAGGACCTGTCGCGCACCGACAAACCGGTCAGCCCGCGCCTGGGCAT
The nucleotide sequence above comes from Ralstonia solanacearum K60. Encoded proteins:
- a CDS encoding TonB-dependent receptor; translation: MPPKRLCLSLAVLGTLPFAQAALADEATKASPTVEAGTLPAATVTGARSRTSYDTPVATTATKIAAPLREIPQSVNVVPHAVIQDQGALSLNDTLRNVPGVSASLGDAQRDQVTIRGFSAINDQYADGLRDDALYFRDLSNVDRIEVLKGPAAVLYGRGSSGGIINRVTKKPLATPLAEVGVVVGTEGQKRAEFDLNTSINNDAVRARLTGAVEDSGGFRNDYFLRRQAISPSFLLNLSPDTKLTLQFDYLHDTRIADQGVPSYRGRPVNVPIETRYGSANAGDGNVETTVKSVTGTLDHRVNDQWSFHSVVRTYEYSLGRNNYVTVRSVNDGPVPTVTLNVNQRNRSDRGTVWQNELTQQAETFGIRHTLLYGIELGYQDKSDRVAALSQNFTYNLFNPVPVVLPTVPGNATPSNYGLTHNETYAVYAQDLVKFSPQWTVLAGLRYEVLKQSRDDLTPKNQDLSRTDKPVSPRLGIVYHPVEPLSLYASYSRSFQPLADSFTYYTNSSALAPQSTTNYEIGAKYDVSASASVSAALFDMKQTNLTSVDPATQLAVPIGTQRTRGLELAFSGEVAKTWSVIASYAYLNGVLTNPFDKSSGVAVTGNQPSLTPRHSGSLWIKHDLPNGFYVAGGLHAEGARFASQYNLTTLPGYMTVDLGAGYRSKHVDVTLNLQNLFNRAYYVSAHGGAENYNLPGAPRMALLGVRYKM
- a CDS encoding oxidoreductase — encoded protein: MPFSAQSPSVLRVALVGYGYAGKLFHAALIGAVPGLRLHVVGSNRPEAVRADWPDARVCPPEAAAVHPEADLVVIAAPNDRHAALAEAALRAGKHVVVDKPFTVTLAEARHLARVARETGRLLSVFQNRRWDSDFLAVRAALASGAIGEAMHVEAHFDRYRPQVRTRWREQAGQGTGIWFDLGPHLVDQALVLLGLPDLVSASFARQRPGAETPDWAHVVLQYGERRVILHASMLVAGGAPRWIVHGTHGSFVKRGMDQQEAQLLAGMAPGAAGWGVDDDAARLIDGASAAVTEIAAPAGDQREYYAAVRDAIRGAAPNPVPPIQAVAVMAVLEAALAAAETGAAAVPDLTDAERADWAATGSREATAQVV